A DNA window from Pseudarthrobacter sp. W1I19 contains the following coding sequences:
- a CDS encoding AAA family ATPase, producing MTDRGRPEPALIVLLGIDGAGKSTAAREVEKLLPDTPVLVLGNYSGRKTVLALAQRFNAPLPVHLADVLETTVRVFNVLLNHLRAARFEGVVIMDRHLYCQLALRKARGIRRSRGLSTLLRVLPQAQAVVYFDVTAEQAHERIMLRGEDQENLGDLEKFRMGYAGLPWYPGFILVDAGTSIQSSAAQLKQVIAGVTAQAEPLAQAPAQGQ from the coding sequence ATGACAGATCGCGGCAGACCGGAACCGGCACTTATTGTCCTGCTGGGAATCGATGGTGCCGGCAAGTCCACGGCTGCCAGGGAGGTGGAGAAGCTGCTTCCGGACACTCCGGTACTGGTCCTGGGCAACTACTCGGGCAGGAAAACCGTCCTTGCCCTTGCGCAGCGCTTCAATGCGCCCCTACCCGTCCACCTTGCCGATGTCCTGGAAACCACGGTCCGGGTCTTCAATGTCCTGCTCAACCATCTGCGGGCGGCCCGGTTCGAGGGCGTTGTCATCATGGACAGGCACCTCTACTGCCAGCTGGCGCTGCGGAAAGCCCGTGGCATCCGCCGCAGCCGTGGGCTCTCAACGCTGTTGCGGGTGCTCCCGCAGGCACAGGCAGTGGTCTACTTCGACGTCACAGCGGAGCAGGCTCATGAACGGATCATGTTGCGGGGCGAGGACCAGGAGAACCTTGGGGACCTTGAGAAGTTCCGGATGGGGTACGCCGGACTGCCCTGGTACCCCGGCTTTATCCTGGTAGATGCCGGTACCAGCATCCAGAGCAGCGCTGCACAGCTGAAGCAAGTGATAGCCGGTGTTACGGCACAGGCTGAGCCCCTGGCCCAGGCCCCGGCCCAGGGCCAATAG
- a CDS encoding carbohydrate ABC transporter permease, whose translation MTTMATPTQSTADAQVPHYNPKSESAGAKRAKSTLFHVVALALTAVVLYPGLWMIASSFKPNAEIGGGNTSLWSSNFSFDNFVTAMEGIGGVSTLQFFTNSLILAIGAVVGTILSASVSAYAFARIKFPGRSIFFGMMIATLLLPFHVVIIPQYIVFQQLGLVDTYVPLLIGKFLAADAFFVFLMVQFMRNLPAELDEAARIDGAGHVRIFTSIMLPLMKPALISTSIFSFIWSWNDFLGPLLYLNTPEKYPLPLALRLFVDQTQSSDYGAMIAMSVLALLPVLIFFLVFQRYIVEGVSTQGLKG comes from the coding sequence ATGACAACCATGGCAACTCCCACACAGTCCACTGCGGACGCACAGGTGCCGCACTACAACCCCAAGTCCGAATCGGCAGGGGCCAAGCGCGCCAAGAGCACCCTCTTCCACGTGGTGGCTCTCGCACTCACGGCCGTGGTCCTTTACCCGGGCTTGTGGATGATCGCCTCATCCTTCAAACCGAACGCCGAGATCGGCGGAGGCAACACGTCGCTGTGGTCGAGCAACTTCAGCTTCGACAACTTCGTCACGGCTATGGAGGGCATCGGCGGCGTCTCCACCCTGCAGTTCTTCACCAACTCGCTGATCCTGGCGATTGGCGCCGTGGTGGGAACCATCCTCTCCGCGTCGGTTTCCGCCTATGCGTTTGCGAGGATCAAGTTCCCCGGCCGCAGCATTTTCTTCGGCATGATGATCGCCACCTTGCTGCTGCCATTCCACGTGGTGATCATTCCGCAGTACATCGTTTTCCAGCAGCTTGGCCTCGTTGATACCTACGTCCCGCTGCTGATCGGCAAGTTCCTTGCCGCCGATGCGTTCTTTGTGTTCCTGATGGTCCAGTTCATGCGCAACCTGCCCGCTGAGCTGGACGAGGCGGCGCGGATCGACGGCGCCGGGCACGTCCGGATCTTCACCTCCATCATGCTGCCGCTGATGAAGCCGGCCCTGATCTCCACCTCGATCTTCTCCTTCATCTGGAGCTGGAACGACTTCCTGGGCCCGCTGCTCTACCTGAACACGCCCGAAAAGTACCCGCTGCCGCTGGCCCTGCGCCTCTTCGTGGACCAGACCCAGAGCTCGGACTACGGCGCCATGATCGCCATGTCCGTCCTCGCACTGCTGCCGGTGCTGATCTTCTTCCTGGTCTTCCAGCGCTACATCGTCGAAGGCGTCTCCACCCAGGGCCTCAAGGGCTAA
- a CDS encoding Poxvirus protein I5: MSVMDSTTPAQNHHEPVPVNRFALFSETLLAGVLVLVLSIPLVTIPAAYAAGITHLERHLSGRDDSVRGLWGTFKAALPGSWKLGITTAAAAVVIVLNLLLAWVGQLPGREVVLPATLVLAAAGAVLLLRTTAAWSDFTGHDVSGGADLRARAGSADARNAHARSSDARSAWRSALETGQAVSVRDWTGSLLLIAALFGAVVFVWMLAALFVVVPGILILASAAVKMRSNRA, translated from the coding sequence ATGAGCGTCATGGACAGCACCACCCCCGCACAGAACCACCACGAACCCGTCCCGGTCAACCGCTTCGCGCTGTTCTCCGAGACCCTCCTGGCCGGCGTGCTGGTACTGGTGCTGTCCATCCCGCTCGTGACGATCCCCGCCGCCTATGCGGCGGGGATCACCCATCTCGAACGTCACCTCTCCGGCCGTGACGATTCCGTCCGCGGCCTCTGGGGCACGTTCAAGGCTGCCCTGCCCGGCAGCTGGAAGCTGGGAATTACGACGGCGGCAGCCGCCGTCGTGATTGTCCTTAACCTTTTGCTCGCTTGGGTGGGGCAGCTTCCCGGCCGGGAAGTGGTGTTGCCTGCCACGCTGGTCCTCGCCGCCGCGGGTGCCGTCCTGCTCCTGCGCACCACCGCAGCCTGGTCGGACTTCACGGGCCACGACGTCTCCGGTGGCGCGGATTTACGCGCCCGGGCCGGAAGCGCAGACGCCCGCAACGCACACGCCCGCAGTTCCGACGCCCGCAGCGCCTGGCGCTCCGCCCTCGAAACCGGGCAGGCCGTGTCCGTGCGGGACTGGACGGGATCCCTCCTGCTGATTGCGGCGCTCTTCGGGGCCGTGGTGTTCGTCTGGATGCTTGCAGCGCTGTTCGTGGTGGTCCCCGGCATCCTGATCCTGGCCTCGGCCGCCGTCAAAATGCGCTCCAACCGCGCCTGA
- a CDS encoding Gfo/Idh/MocA family protein, with protein MGTPTATDAGTQASGDTPATDPHTTAVRAASAGESSPGLGDGRAAKVALVGVHGFGTHHLRNLERLQAAGVVDLVAVADPNPPAAGSVPETAHVFPGLTELLAETSGLDLIIVATPIQTHAPLGLAALATAADLYLEKPPVASLADFNRVVDAAAASGRSVQIGFQSLGSQALAGIEKLLADGTIGTLQGISATGRWVRDRAYYKRSRWAGRRTIDGVDVVDGVATNPLAHAVATALRIAGARTTADLASLETELYRANQIESDDTSVIRIRTSAGLPITCALTLCATESVEPYVTLQGSAGTAVFHYTEDRLAVETAQGRTEEVFGRDDLTENLLAHRRNGTPLLSPLLDSGAFMLVLEAIRTAPLPAPIDGKHVQWEGEGDSAHAVVPGIEDALERSGAQHATFSELGLPWATSAPHGFSLPGS; from the coding sequence ATGGGAACACCAACTGCCACAGACGCCGGGACCCAGGCCAGCGGGGATACTCCTGCAACCGATCCTCACACCACTGCAGTCCGGGCAGCGTCGGCAGGCGAATCTTCGCCCGGACTGGGCGATGGACGTGCAGCCAAGGTGGCGCTGGTAGGTGTCCACGGCTTCGGGACCCACCACCTGCGTAACCTTGAACGCCTCCAGGCCGCCGGCGTCGTCGATCTTGTTGCCGTGGCCGATCCCAATCCCCCTGCCGCGGGCTCGGTCCCTGAGACAGCGCATGTCTTCCCTGGCCTTACGGAACTGCTCGCGGAGACCAGCGGCCTGGACCTGATCATTGTTGCCACCCCCATCCAGACGCACGCGCCGCTGGGCCTGGCAGCCCTGGCCACCGCCGCCGACCTCTACCTGGAAAAGCCTCCCGTCGCCTCGCTGGCGGACTTCAACCGAGTCGTCGACGCAGCCGCTGCCTCCGGCCGAAGTGTGCAGATCGGGTTCCAGAGCCTGGGCTCGCAAGCACTGGCGGGCATCGAAAAGCTCCTCGCCGACGGCACCATCGGAACCTTGCAGGGCATCTCCGCGACCGGCCGCTGGGTCCGGGACCGGGCGTACTACAAGCGGTCCCGGTGGGCCGGCAGGCGGACCATTGACGGCGTGGATGTGGTGGACGGCGTGGCCACCAATCCCCTGGCGCATGCGGTGGCAACAGCACTGAGGATCGCCGGGGCTCGCACGACGGCGGACCTTGCATCGCTCGAAACTGAGCTGTACCGCGCCAACCAGATCGAGTCCGATGACACATCAGTGATCAGGATCCGCACCAGCGCCGGCCTGCCCATCACGTGCGCCCTGACGCTGTGTGCCACGGAATCCGTGGAACCGTATGTGACGCTCCAGGGCTCGGCCGGCACCGCCGTCTTCCACTACACGGAGGACCGCCTGGCCGTTGAGACGGCGCAGGGCCGGACCGAGGAGGTCTTTGGCCGGGATGACCTGACTGAGAACCTGCTGGCCCACCGCAGGAACGGCACCCCGCTTCTGAGCCCGCTCCTGGACAGCGGCGCCTTTATGCTCGTCCTGGAAGCCATCCGCACCGCGCCGCTGCCCGCACCGATTGACGGAAAGCACGTCCAGTGGGAGGGCGAGGGAGATTCGGCCCACGCCGTGGTCCCCGGCATCGAGGATGCCCTGGAACGCTCGGGCGCGCAGCACGCCACGTTCAGTGAGCTGGGACTCCCCTGGGCCACCTCGGCACCGCACGGGTTCAGCCTGCCGGGATCCTGA
- a CDS encoding alpha/beta hydrolase, whose amino-acid sequence MDRPQQASLDFASLKARPSVNPDRIPVPGQQSLALEAVRDTLLYVPHSLQPGRQAPLVLLLHGAGGEAGGGLALLSGFAESHKLILAAPSSRGSTWDGVRGAFGPDIRMINKSLERIFQLVSVDPDRTAVGGFSDGASYALALGLANGDLFSKIIAFSPGFVPPVPRQGKPRLFVSHGDSDGVLPIDRTSRRLVPALQSEGYDLTYREFQGAHTVPAGIVLEAVDWLGWQA is encoded by the coding sequence ATGGACCGTCCCCAGCAAGCGTCGCTGGACTTCGCCTCCTTGAAGGCCAGGCCCTCAGTCAATCCGGACCGGATCCCTGTCCCCGGGCAGCAGTCTTTGGCTCTGGAAGCTGTCCGGGACACGCTGCTCTACGTACCGCACTCCCTGCAGCCGGGCCGGCAGGCTCCGCTGGTCCTCCTGCTTCATGGAGCTGGAGGTGAAGCAGGCGGCGGATTAGCATTGTTGTCCGGTTTTGCCGAATCGCACAAGCTGATTCTGGCGGCGCCTTCTTCCCGCGGTTCTACTTGGGACGGTGTACGGGGAGCCTTCGGCCCCGACATCCGGATGATCAATAAAAGCCTGGAACGTATTTTCCAACTGGTGTCCGTGGATCCGGACCGGACGGCCGTGGGCGGCTTCTCGGACGGGGCTTCCTACGCCCTGGCCCTGGGCCTGGCGAACGGGGACCTCTTTTCAAAGATCATTGCGTTTTCCCCCGGATTTGTTCCACCGGTGCCGCGCCAGGGCAAGCCGCGTCTCTTCGTCTCCCACGGAGACTCAGACGGCGTGCTGCCGATTGACCGGACCAGCCGCCGCCTGGTTCCAGCCCTGCAAAGCGAGGGCTACGACCTGACGTACCGCGAGTTCCAAGGCGCTCATACGGTGCCTGCCGGCATTGTCCTCGAAGCTGTGGACTGGCTGGGCTGGCAGGCGTGA
- a CDS encoding ABC transporter substrate-binding protein has translation MINRRHFLTTVAVGTASAAALAACGTGPSSSGETGSAEKPVTINYTWWGNDDRAERTRKAIALFESKNPDIKVNGNFTDFAGYWQKRATEAAGGGLPDVMQWDLSYLRDYGQRNQLLDLGTVKINTDAFDKSLLPSGQIKGKTYGIPTSTNAFAVYYDPAKLASLGVAEPDGSWTYKEFNDFLTEVGTKSNSALFGSTDYTGVWWMFNIWLRQNGIEAFTEDGKLGFTKDDMKKWWNTTAGLRGTPAIVSEERVTQLAPKSPFGSNVTATEVTWDNFMAGYLADSGAKELKLVPVPSDDKDNLGLFLKPSMLMVASAKTKYKDAAARFIDFMVNDPEVGQIFKTSRGVPASKTQRDGTTFEGTDKLVVDYEKSIEKYLKDAPQPPIVGFGTLEASFKRVSSDLNYGKLTIDGAADAWFKEAEDLIKQNA, from the coding sequence ATGATCAACAGAAGGCATTTCCTTACCACCGTAGCCGTCGGCACCGCATCTGCCGCGGCACTGGCGGCTTGTGGAACTGGCCCCAGCTCCTCCGGAGAAACCGGCTCCGCGGAGAAGCCGGTCACCATCAACTACACCTGGTGGGGCAACGACGACCGCGCCGAGCGCACCCGCAAGGCCATTGCCCTGTTCGAGTCGAAGAACCCGGACATCAAGGTCAACGGCAACTTCACCGACTTCGCCGGCTACTGGCAGAAGCGTGCCACCGAGGCCGCCGGCGGCGGCCTGCCGGACGTGATGCAGTGGGATCTGTCCTACCTGCGTGATTACGGCCAGCGCAACCAGCTCCTGGACCTGGGCACCGTCAAGATCAACACGGACGCCTTTGACAAGTCCCTCCTGCCCTCCGGCCAGATCAAGGGCAAGACCTACGGCATCCCCACCAGCACCAACGCCTTCGCCGTCTACTACGATCCGGCCAAGCTGGCATCCTTGGGCGTCGCAGAGCCGGACGGCTCCTGGACCTACAAGGAATTCAACGACTTCCTCACCGAGGTGGGCACCAAGAGCAACAGCGCCCTCTTCGGCTCCACGGATTACACCGGCGTCTGGTGGATGTTCAACATCTGGCTGCGCCAGAATGGCATCGAGGCCTTCACCGAGGACGGCAAGCTCGGTTTCACCAAGGACGACATGAAAAAGTGGTGGAACACCACCGCAGGCCTGCGCGGCACCCCTGCCATCGTTTCTGAAGAGCGCGTCACCCAGCTCGCCCCCAAGTCGCCGTTCGGCTCCAACGTCACCGCCACCGAAGTCACGTGGGACAACTTCATGGCCGGCTACCTGGCGGACAGCGGCGCGAAGGAGCTCAAGCTGGTTCCCGTCCCGTCGGATGACAAGGACAACCTGGGCCTGTTCCTGAAGCCGTCCATGCTCATGGTGGCCAGCGCCAAGACCAAGTACAAGGATGCTGCAGCCCGCTTCATCGACTTCATGGTCAACGATCCCGAGGTAGGCCAGATCTTCAAGACCTCCCGCGGTGTTCCGGCGTCGAAGACCCAGCGTGACGGCACCACCTTCGAAGGCACCGACAAGCTGGTAGTGGACTACGAAAAGTCCATTGAAAAGTACCTTAAGGACGCTCCGCAGCCGCCCATTGTGGGCTTCGGCACCCTGGAAGCTTCCTTCAAGCGCGTCTCCTCGGACCTGAACTACGGCAAGCTGACCATCGACGGCGCAGCCGACGCATGGTTCAAGGAAGCCGAAGATCTCATCAAGCAGAACGCCTGA
- a CDS encoding MFS transporter, with product MSSDRQRSQQSLRPSQNQPPWYQPLTQRNYRIFLVLLFTGSVGVWMQRLAQDWLVLQLTGSPAAVGVAVALQFLPMLVVGPLSGLLVDLFPKRRIMLACQAVIALLAMGLAAWAASGTITVWAVYASCIALGVTSAINQPATTVFVNEVVGDTALRPAIGLNNAIGQLGAMAGPALAGAFIAQAGSAAAFAANSLLCVLVLCMIAAIRPAELHPSTPAARGRGQLLAGFRYVKDRPSLLLIIALAGLLGMFGMNGPVVLAAFAARVWHNGVEGFGLFNTVSAVGALAGALLAARLRTLGRKGIVLAAGLFGLAQLVAALMPNLILFTVMLVVVGLMTLLFLTSAATAVQLEAGPEIRGRVMALYLPLLLGGHAMGGLLAGWLTEQLGVRLGLVATGAGGILSAVVIGLLLWRNSRRLRP from the coding sequence GTGTCTTCCGACCGCCAACGTTCCCAGCAGTCTCTCCGTCCTTCACAGAACCAGCCGCCGTGGTACCAGCCCCTGACCCAGCGCAATTACCGGATCTTCCTGGTGCTGCTCTTCACCGGCAGTGTGGGGGTGTGGATGCAGCGGCTGGCGCAGGACTGGCTGGTGCTGCAGCTGACCGGCAGTCCCGCCGCAGTGGGTGTGGCTGTTGCCCTGCAATTCCTGCCCATGCTGGTGGTGGGCCCGCTCAGCGGCCTGTTGGTGGATCTCTTTCCCAAGCGCCGCATCATGCTGGCCTGCCAGGCCGTTATCGCACTGCTTGCCATGGGACTTGCCGCATGGGCAGCAAGCGGAACCATCACCGTCTGGGCCGTCTACGCCAGTTGCATCGCGCTCGGTGTTACGTCGGCCATCAATCAGCCCGCCACCACCGTCTTCGTTAATGAAGTAGTGGGTGATACCGCGCTGCGCCCCGCCATCGGCCTCAACAATGCCATCGGCCAGCTGGGCGCTATGGCCGGGCCGGCGCTGGCCGGGGCATTCATTGCCCAGGCCGGTTCAGCAGCAGCATTCGCGGCCAACTCCCTGCTGTGCGTGCTGGTCCTGTGCATGATCGCCGCTATCCGCCCCGCCGAGTTGCACCCCAGCACTCCCGCGGCACGGGGAAGGGGCCAGCTCCTGGCCGGGTTCCGGTACGTCAAGGACCGGCCCTCCCTGCTGCTGATCATCGCGCTGGCCGGGCTGCTGGGGATGTTTGGAATGAACGGTCCCGTGGTGCTGGCTGCCTTTGCAGCACGCGTCTGGCACAACGGCGTTGAAGGGTTCGGCCTTTTCAACACTGTCAGCGCAGTTGGTGCCCTGGCCGGTGCGTTGCTGGCCGCGCGCCTGCGGACGCTGGGCCGGAAGGGGATTGTCCTGGCGGCCGGCCTCTTTGGGCTCGCCCAATTGGTTGCGGCCCTGATGCCCAACCTCATCCTCTTCACCGTGATGCTGGTGGTGGTCGGCCTGATGACCCTGTTGTTCCTGACCAGTGCGGCCACCGCCGTCCAGCTCGAGGCAGGCCCCGAAATCCGGGGCCGGGTGATGGCGCTTTACCTGCCGCTGCTGCTGGGCGGACACGCGATGGGCGGGCTGTTGGCCGGCTGGCTGACTGAGCAGTTGGGGGTGCGCCTGGGGCTGGTGGCCACCGGTGCCGGAGGTATCCTGTCCGCCGTCGTGATCGGTTTGCTGCTGTGGCGGAACTCCCGCCGCCTGCGCCCCTAA
- a CDS encoding L-rhamnose mutarotase: protein MRVCFRSSVQLALMDEYRRRHAAVWPEMLRALKDAGWNNYSLFLAEDGLLIGYLECDDFDAARARMALADVNARWQAEMATLFENTDQAPDEGFQVLEEVFNLDSQLAAAEATAG from the coding sequence ATGAGGGTGTGTTTCCGGTCGTCGGTCCAGCTGGCGCTGATGGACGAGTACCGCCGGCGGCACGCAGCCGTGTGGCCGGAAATGCTCCGCGCCCTGAAGGATGCCGGCTGGAACAACTACTCGCTCTTCCTTGCAGAGGACGGGCTCCTGATCGGCTACCTCGAGTGCGACGACTTTGATGCCGCCCGGGCCAGGATGGCCCTGGCCGATGTGAACGCCCGCTGGCAGGCGGAAATGGCCACACTCTTCGAGAACACGGACCAGGCACCCGATGAGGGGTTCCAGGTCCTGGAGGAAGTGTTCAACCTCGACAGCCAACTGGCGGCGGCAGAAGCAACCGCCGGCTGA
- the rhaI gene encoding L-rhamnose isomerase, giving the protein MNDVATALGRLGELAIEVPSWAYGNSGTRFKVFGTPGTPRTVQEKLADAAKVHELTGLAPTVALHIPWDKVDDYAALKEYAAGLGVGLGTVNSNTFQDDEYKFGSLTSSNEAVRRRAIDHHLDCIEIMHATGSKDLKIWLADGTNYPGQDDIRGRQDRLAESLQEIYAALGDEQRLVLEYKFFEPAFYHTDVPDWGTSYAQTLALGEKAFVCLDTGHHAPGTNIEFIVMQLLRLGKLGSFDFNSRFYADDDLIVGAADPFQLFRIMHEVIRGGGFGKDSGVALMLDQCHNLEEKIPGQIRSVLNVQEMTARALLVDTAALAEAQRAGDVLAANGIFNDAFYTDVRPVLAEWRESRGLPADPLAAFKASGYQKKINEDRVGGQQAGWGA; this is encoded by the coding sequence ATGAATGACGTAGCAACGGCGCTGGGCAGGCTCGGGGAGCTTGCCATCGAGGTCCCCTCGTGGGCCTATGGAAATTCAGGCACCCGGTTCAAGGTGTTCGGCACCCCCGGTACGCCGCGGACCGTGCAGGAGAAGCTGGCGGATGCCGCCAAGGTCCATGAACTGACCGGTCTGGCACCCACCGTTGCGCTCCACATCCCGTGGGACAAAGTGGATGACTACGCCGCCCTGAAGGAGTACGCGGCCGGCCTGGGAGTGGGCCTGGGCACCGTCAACTCCAACACGTTCCAGGACGATGAGTACAAGTTCGGTTCGCTGACCTCGTCCAACGAGGCGGTGCGCCGCCGCGCCATCGACCACCATCTGGACTGCATCGAGATCATGCACGCCACGGGCTCGAAGGACCTGAAGATCTGGCTGGCGGACGGCACCAACTACCCGGGCCAGGACGATATCCGCGGCCGCCAGGACCGCCTGGCCGAATCCCTCCAGGAAATCTACGCTGCCTTGGGTGATGAGCAGCGCCTGGTGCTGGAGTACAAGTTCTTCGAGCCGGCTTTCTACCACACCGATGTTCCTGACTGGGGCACGTCCTATGCGCAGACCCTCGCGCTGGGCGAGAAGGCGTTCGTCTGCCTGGACACCGGCCACCACGCCCCCGGCACCAACATCGAGTTCATCGTGATGCAGCTGCTGCGCCTAGGCAAGCTTGGTTCGTTCGACTTCAACTCGCGCTTCTATGCCGACGACGACCTCATCGTGGGTGCCGCTGATCCGTTCCAGCTCTTCCGCATTATGCACGAGGTGATCCGCGGCGGTGGCTTCGGCAAGGATTCGGGCGTTGCCCTGATGCTGGACCAGTGCCACAACCTGGAAGAGAAGATTCCGGGCCAAATCCGCTCGGTCCTGAACGTCCAGGAAATGACCGCCCGGGCCCTGCTGGTGGACACCGCAGCCTTGGCCGAAGCGCAGCGCGCCGGTGACGTGCTCGCAGCCAACGGCATCTTCAACGATGCCTTCTACACCGACGTCCGGCCTGTCTTGGCCGAGTGGCGTGAATCCCGCGGGCTGCCCGCGGACCCGCTGGCTGCATTCAAGGCCAGCGGCTACCAGAAGAAGATCAACGAGGACCGCGTAGGCGGCCAGCAAGCCGGATGGGGCGCTTAA
- a CDS encoding LacI family DNA-binding transcriptional regulator, which translates to MNRTASIKDVANHASVAVGTVSNVLNYPDRVSERTKERVLRAIDELGFVRNDAARQLRAGHSRTIGLIVLDVGNPFFTSVVRAAEDAAALQGSAVLLGDSGHDAGREANYIDLFQEQRVQGLLISPVGDVTERLDLLRERGVPTVLVDRLADEEKFSSVAVDDDAGGYLAARHLLDTGRRRLAFVGGSTAIRQVADRLQGARRAVKDEPDATLEVLASEGMTVLAGRSVGNTLVERNREDLPDGIFCANDLLALGIMQSLTMTHTLRIPEDIALIGYDDIDFAVSAVVPLSSIRQPTEALGRTAIELLAEEVEAQHPRHRAVIFTPELVVRQSTGAPSAN; encoded by the coding sequence ATGAACCGCACAGCCAGCATCAAGGACGTAGCCAACCATGCCAGCGTGGCGGTGGGCACTGTTTCGAATGTGCTGAACTACCCGGACAGGGTCTCGGAACGGACCAAGGAGCGGGTGCTGCGGGCCATCGACGAGCTCGGCTTCGTGCGCAATGACGCCGCCCGCCAGCTGCGCGCCGGCCACAGCCGCACCATCGGCCTGATCGTCCTTGACGTTGGCAACCCCTTCTTCACTTCCGTGGTGCGGGCAGCCGAGGATGCGGCCGCCCTGCAGGGAAGTGCCGTACTGCTGGGAGACAGCGGCCACGATGCCGGCCGCGAGGCAAACTACATCGATTTGTTCCAGGAGCAGCGCGTCCAGGGCCTGCTCATCTCGCCCGTCGGCGATGTGACGGAGCGCCTGGACCTCCTCCGCGAGCGCGGGGTGCCAACAGTCCTGGTGGACCGGCTGGCGGACGAGGAAAAGTTCAGTTCAGTAGCAGTTGACGACGACGCCGGCGGTTACCTCGCTGCCCGGCACCTGCTGGATACCGGCCGCCGTCGGCTCGCCTTTGTGGGTGGCTCAACTGCCATCCGCCAGGTGGCGGACCGACTGCAGGGCGCCCGGCGCGCGGTGAAGGATGAGCCGGACGCCACCCTGGAGGTGCTGGCGTCGGAGGGCATGACAGTCCTGGCCGGACGCAGCGTGGGCAACACCCTGGTGGAGCGGAACCGGGAGGACCTGCCGGACGGGATCTTCTGCGCGAACGATCTTCTGGCGCTGGGGATCATGCAGTCACTGACCATGACGCACACCCTCCGGATTCCGGAGGACATTGCCTTGATTGGCTATGACGACATCGACTTCGCCGTTTCCGCAGTAGTGCCTTTGTCCTCCATCCGGCAGCCCACCGAAGCCCTGGGCCGGACAGCCATCGAGCTTTTGGCCGAAGAGGTCGAAGCCCAGCATCCCCGGCACCGTGCAGTCATCTTCACGCCGGAACTGGTGGTCAGGCAGAGCACCGGGGCGCCGTCAGCGAACTGA
- a CDS encoding STAS/SEC14 domain-containing protein: MEPVTVDGGKGTVELRSDGVIHLIWEPKVRIEQQDAAAAMAAVNDIAGDATYPMLVDMATTESVTRAARSVFSIPCAAHRIALLGASPVDRILANFFLGVHVPPCPTRFFTSRTESMKWLRQDNE; this comes from the coding sequence ATGGAGCCAGTAACGGTCGACGGCGGCAAGGGCACCGTGGAATTGCGTTCCGACGGCGTGATCCACCTTATCTGGGAACCGAAAGTCCGGATAGAACAACAGGACGCCGCGGCGGCTATGGCAGCGGTCAACGACATAGCGGGGGATGCCACCTACCCCATGCTGGTGGACATGGCCACCACCGAATCAGTCACCAGGGCGGCACGGTCTGTTTTTTCCATCCCGTGTGCCGCACACCGGATCGCCCTCCTGGGCGCCAGCCCTGTGGACCGGATCCTGGCGAACTTCTTCCTGGGGGTCCACGTTCCGCCCTGTCCCACCCGCTTTTTCACGTCCCGGACCGAGTCGATGAAGTGGCTGCGGCAGGACAACGAGTAA
- a CDS encoding carbohydrate ABC transporter permease codes for MTQSPTLSRRSTSSAPALRKSRQRGADARAGYTFLLPWLLGFIALTVGPMISSLYLSFTNYNLFDPPKWIGLDNYTTLFQDERFLQSVGVTVGYVVFGTPLKLAAALAVAMLLNSKRRGQGFYRSAFYAPSLIGASVSIAIVWKAMFGDNGPVDQGLSIFGINLGGWVGNPSMTMPMFILLTVWQFGAPMVIFLAGLKQIPNDLYEAASMDGAGPVRKFFNITWPMLSPVIFFNLLMETIHAFQIFASAYIISNGEGGPAGSTLFYTLYLYLRGFSDFRMGYASAMAWLLVIVVGIITLIFFRTSKSWVHYSGDAK; via the coding sequence GTGACTCAAAGCCCAACACTGAGCAGGCGTTCGACGTCGTCCGCTCCCGCGCTGCGCAAGTCAAGGCAGCGCGGGGCGGACGCCCGCGCCGGCTACACCTTCCTGCTGCCCTGGCTGCTGGGATTCATCGCCCTCACTGTCGGGCCCATGATTTCCTCGCTCTACCTGTCCTTCACCAACTACAACCTGTTCGATCCGCCCAAGTGGATCGGCCTGGACAACTACACCACCCTCTTCCAGGACGAACGGTTCCTGCAGTCGGTGGGCGTGACTGTGGGCTACGTGGTCTTCGGTACCCCGCTGAAGCTCGCCGCGGCACTGGCGGTGGCGATGCTGCTGAACAGCAAGCGCCGCGGCCAGGGTTTCTACCGCTCCGCCTTCTATGCTCCATCCCTGATCGGTGCGTCGGTGTCCATCGCCATCGTCTGGAAGGCCATGTTCGGCGACAACGGTCCCGTGGACCAGGGCCTGTCCATCTTCGGGATCAACCTGGGCGGCTGGGTTGGCAACCCCTCCATGACCATGCCGATGTTCATCCTCCTGACGGTGTGGCAGTTCGGCGCCCCGATGGTGATTTTCCTTGCCGGCCTGAAGCAGATCCCCAATGATCTCTACGAAGCAGCGTCCATGGACGGTGCAGGCCCCGTGCGGAAGTTCTTCAACATCACCTGGCCCATGCTTTCCCCGGTGATCTTCTTCAACCTGCTGATGGAAACCATCCACGCGTTCCAGATCTTCGCCTCGGCCTACATCATCTCCAACGGTGAAGGCGGCCCTGCCGGCTCCACCCTCTTCTACACCCTCTACCTGTACCTGCGGGGCTTCAGCGACTTCCGGATGGGCTATGCCTCGGCAATGGCCTGGCTGCTGGTGATCGTGGTGGGCATCATTACCCTCATCTTCTTCCGCACGTCCAAGTCCTGGGTCCACTACAGCGGTGATGCTAAATGA